The Streptomyces sp. P9-A4 genome contains a region encoding:
- the thrS gene encoding threonine--tRNA ligase — translation MSDVRVTVQSASEAEERAVSAGTTAGALFADDRTVIAARVAGELKDLSYELADGDVVEGVEISSPDGLDILRHSTAHVMAQAVQELFPEAKLGIGPPVRDGFYYDFDVEKPFTPEDLKVIEKKMQEIQKRGQRFARRVVTDEDARAELADEPYKLELIGIKGSASTDDGANVEVGGGELTIYDNLDAKTGDLCWKDLCRGPHLPTTRNIPAFKLMRNAAAYWRGSEKNPMLQRIYGTAWPSKDELKAHLDFLAEAEKRDHRKLGNELDLFSIPDEIGSGLAVFHPKGGIIRRVMEDYSRRRHELEGYEFVYSPHATKGALFEKSGHLDWYAEGMYPPMQLDGGTDYYLKPMNCPMHNLIFDARGRSYRELPLRLFEFGTVYRYEKSGVVHGLTRARGFTQDDAHIYCTREQMAEELDRTLTFVLNLLRDYGLTDFYLELSTKDPEKFVGSDEAWEEATAVLQQVAEKQGLPLTPDPGGAAFYGPKISVQARDAIGRTWQMSTVQLDFNLPERFNLEYTASDGTKQRPVMIHRALFGSIERFFAVLLEHYAGAMPPWLAPVQAVGIPIGDAHVEYLQDFAADAKKLGLRVDVDASSDRMQKKIRNQQKQKVPFMIIVGDDDMAAGTVSFRYRDGSQENGIARDEALAKLLDVVERRVQV, via the coding sequence GTGTCTGATGTCCGTGTGACCGTCCAGTCCGCCTCGGAAGCAGAGGAGAGGGCGGTGAGCGCGGGCACCACCGCCGGCGCCCTGTTCGCCGACGACCGCACCGTCATCGCCGCCCGTGTGGCCGGCGAACTGAAGGACCTGTCGTACGAGCTCGCCGACGGCGATGTCGTCGAGGGCGTCGAGATCTCCTCCCCGGACGGTCTCGACATCCTGCGCCACTCGACCGCGCACGTCATGGCCCAGGCCGTGCAGGAGCTCTTCCCCGAGGCCAAGCTGGGCATCGGCCCGCCGGTCCGGGACGGCTTCTACTACGACTTCGACGTCGAGAAGCCCTTCACTCCCGAGGACCTCAAGGTCATCGAGAAGAAGATGCAGGAGATCCAGAAGCGCGGCCAGCGCTTCGCCCGCCGTGTGGTGACCGACGAGGACGCCCGCGCCGAGCTGGCGGACGAGCCGTACAAGCTGGAGCTCATCGGCATCAAGGGCTCCGCGTCGACCGACGACGGCGCGAACGTCGAGGTGGGCGGCGGCGAGCTGACCATCTACGACAACCTCGACGCCAAGACCGGCGACCTGTGCTGGAAGGACCTCTGCCGCGGTCCGCACCTGCCCACCACCCGGAACATCCCGGCGTTCAAGCTCATGCGCAACGCCGCCGCCTACTGGCGCGGCAGCGAGAAGAACCCGATGCTCCAGCGCATCTACGGCACCGCCTGGCCGTCGAAGGACGAGCTCAAGGCCCACCTCGACTTCCTCGCCGAGGCCGAGAAGCGCGACCACCGCAAGCTCGGCAACGAGCTGGACCTCTTCTCCATCCCGGACGAGATCGGCTCCGGCCTCGCGGTCTTCCACCCCAAGGGCGGCATCATCCGCCGGGTCATGGAGGACTACTCGCGCCGGCGGCACGAGCTGGAGGGCTACGAGTTCGTCTACTCGCCGCACGCCACCAAGGGCGCCCTCTTCGAGAAGAGCGGCCACCTGGACTGGTACGCGGAGGGCATGTACCCCCCCATGCAGCTCGACGGTGGTACCGACTACTACCTCAAGCCCATGAACTGCCCGATGCACAACCTGATCTTCGACGCGCGCGGCCGCTCCTACCGTGAACTGCCGCTGCGCCTGTTCGAGTTCGGCACCGTGTACCGGTACGAGAAGTCCGGCGTCGTGCACGGTCTGACCCGGGCCCGCGGCTTCACCCAGGACGACGCGCACATCTACTGCACCCGCGAGCAGATGGCGGAGGAGCTGGACAGGACCCTCACCTTCGTCCTGAACCTGCTGCGCGACTACGGTCTGACCGACTTCTACCTGGAGCTGTCCACCAAGGACCCGGAGAAGTTCGTCGGCTCCGACGAGGCGTGGGAGGAGGCCACCGCGGTCCTCCAGCAGGTCGCCGAGAAGCAGGGCCTCCCGCTGACCCCCGACCCGGGCGGCGCCGCGTTCTACGGCCCGAAGATCTCCGTGCAGGCGCGGGACGCCATCGGCCGCACCTGGCAGATGTCGACCGTGCAGCTCGACTTCAACCTGCCGGAGCGCTTCAACCTGGAGTACACCGCGTCGGACGGCACCAAGCAGCGCCCGGTCATGATCCACCGCGCGCTGTTCGGTTCCATCGAGCGCTTCTTCGCGGTGCTCCTCGAGCACTACGCGGGCGCGATGCCGCCGTGGCTGGCGCCCGTCCAGGCGGTCGGCATCCCGATCGGCGACGCGCACGTCGAGTACCTCCAGGACTTCGCGGCCGACGCGAAGAAGCTGGGGCTGCGGGTCGACGTGGACGCCTCGTCCGACCGGATGCAGAAGAAGATCCGCAACCAGCAGAAGCAGAAGGTTCCGTTCATGATCATCGTCGGTGACGACGACATGGCCGCGGGCACCGTCTCCTTCCGCTACCGCGACGGTTCGCAGGAGAACGGCATCGCCCGTGACGAGGCGCTGGCGAAGCTCCTCGACGTGGTGGAGCGCCGCGTCCAGGTGTGA
- a CDS encoding YebC/PmpR family DNA-binding transcriptional regulator has product MSGHSKWATTKHKKAVIDAKRGKLFAKLIKNIEVAARTGGADLDGNPTLFDAVQKAKKQSVPNKNIDSALKRGSGLEAGGADYETIMYEGYGPNGVAVLIECLTDNRNRAASDVRVAMTRNGGSMADPGSVSYLFNRKGVIVLPKGELSEDDVLESVLEAGAEEVNDLGESFEIISEATDLVAVRTALQEAGIDYDSAESSFVPTMQVELDEEGARKIFKLIDALEDSDDVQNVFANFDVSDEVMEQVDA; this is encoded by the coding sequence ATGTCCGGCCACTCTAAATGGGCTACGACGAAGCACAAGAAGGCCGTGATCGATGCCAAGCGCGGCAAGCTCTTCGCGAAGCTGATCAAGAACATCGAGGTCGCGGCCCGTACGGGCGGCGCCGACCTGGACGGCAATCCGACGCTGTTCGACGCCGTCCAGAAGGCGAAGAAGCAGTCGGTCCCCAACAAGAACATCGACTCCGCGCTCAAGCGCGGTTCGGGTCTTGAGGCCGGCGGCGCCGACTACGAGACGATCATGTACGAAGGCTACGGCCCGAACGGTGTCGCGGTGCTCATCGAGTGCCTCACCGACAACCGCAACCGCGCCGCCTCCGACGTGCGCGTGGCCATGACCCGGAACGGCGGCTCCATGGCCGACCCGGGCTCGGTCTCGTACCTGTTCAACCGCAAGGGCGTCATCGTGCTCCCCAAGGGCGAGCTGTCCGAGGACGACGTCCTCGAGTCGGTGCTCGAGGCCGGCGCCGAGGAGGTCAACGACCTCGGTGAGTCCTTCGAGATCATCAGCGAGGCCACCGACCTGGTCGCGGTCCGTACCGCCCTCCAGGAGGCCGGCATCGACTACGACTCCGCCGAGTCCAGCTTCGTCCCGACCATGCAGGTCGAGCTCGACGAAGAGGGCGCGCGCAAGATCTTCAAGCTGATCGACGCGCTGGAGGACAGCGACGACGTGCAGAACGTCTTCGCCAACTTCGACGTCAGCGACGAGGTCATGGAGCAGGTCGACGCCTGA
- the pdxT gene encoding pyridoxal 5'-phosphate synthase glutaminase subunit PdxT — MSTPVIGVLALQGDVREHLIALAAADAVARPVRRPEELAEVDGLVIPGGESTTISKLAELFGLMEPLRERIAAGLPVYGTCAGLIMLAEKILDPRSGQETFGGIDMIVRRNAFGRQNESFEAGVTVAGIEDGPVEGVFIRAPWVESVGAEVEILAEHGGHVVAVRQGRALATSFHPELTGDHRIHALFVDMVRAAG; from the coding sequence ATGAGCACCCCCGTCATCGGTGTCCTGGCACTCCAGGGCGACGTACGGGAGCATCTGATCGCCCTGGCCGCGGCTGACGCCGTGGCCAGGCCGGTGAGGCGCCCCGAGGAGCTGGCCGAGGTCGACGGCCTGGTCATCCCCGGTGGAGAATCCACCACCATCTCCAAGCTGGCCGAGCTGTTCGGCCTGATGGAGCCGCTGCGCGAGCGCATCGCCGCGGGCCTGCCCGTCTACGGCACCTGCGCCGGGCTCATCATGCTCGCCGAGAAGATCCTCGACCCGCGCTCGGGCCAGGAGACCTTCGGCGGCATCGACATGATCGTCCGCCGCAACGCCTTCGGCCGGCAGAACGAGTCCTTCGAGGCCGGCGTCACCGTCGCGGGCATCGAGGACGGCCCCGTCGAGGGCGTCTTCATCCGGGCCCCCTGGGTGGAGTCCGTCGGCGCCGAGGTCGAGATCCTCGCCGAGCACGGCGGTCATGTCGTCGCCGTACGGCAGGGCCGGGCGCTCGCGACCTCGTTCCACCCCGAGCTCACCGGGGATCACCGCATCCACGCCCTGTTCGTCGACATGGTGCGCGCCGCGGGCTGA
- a CDS encoding HIT family protein has product MLHSMTTEPEQQIGVGTRDAFQRLWTPHRMAYIQGENKPTGPGADDGCPFCSIPAKSDEDGLVIARGESVYVVLNLYPYNGGHLMVVPYRHVADYTDLDAAETTELADLTKRAMVALRAASGAHGFNIGMNQGAVAGAGIAAHLHQHVVPRWGGDTNFMPVVGHTKVLPQLLADTRKMLADAWPATV; this is encoded by the coding sequence ATGCTGCACAGCATGACGACTGAGCCGGAGCAGCAGATCGGAGTGGGGACGCGGGACGCGTTCCAGCGCCTGTGGACGCCTCATCGGATGGCGTACATCCAGGGCGAGAACAAGCCCACCGGGCCGGGCGCCGACGACGGCTGTCCGTTCTGCTCGATTCCGGCGAAGTCGGACGAGGACGGTCTGGTGATCGCGCGCGGTGAGAGCGTGTACGTGGTCCTCAACCTGTATCCGTACAACGGCGGCCACCTCATGGTCGTCCCCTACCGTCACGTCGCCGACTACACGGACCTGGACGCGGCGGAGACGACGGAGCTCGCCGACCTCACCAAGCGCGCGATGGTCGCGCTGCGGGCGGCGTCCGGGGCTCACGGCTTCAACATCGGCATGAACCAGGGTGCCGTCGCGGGCGCCGGCATCGCCGCGCACCTGCATCAGCACGTGGTGCCGCGCTGGGGTGGGGACACCAACTTCATGCCGGTCGTCGGGCACACCAAGGTGCTGCCGCAGCTGCTCGCCGACACCCGCAAGATGCTGGCCGACGCCTGGCCGGCCACGGTCTGA
- the pdxS gene encoding pyridoxal 5'-phosphate synthase lyase subunit PdxS, with protein sequence MSTTPSPSPQSPETGTARVKRGMAEQLKGGVIMDVVNAEQAKIAEDAGAVAVMALERVPADIRKDGGVARMSDPNMIEEIIGAVSIPVMAKSRIGHFVEAQVLQSLGVDYIDESEVLTPADEVNHSDKWAFTTPFVCGATNLGEALRRIAEGAAMIRSKGEAGTGNVVEAVRHLRQIKNEIARLRGFDNNELFAAAKDLRAPYELVKEVAELGKLPVVLFSAGGVATPADAALMRQLGAEGVFVGSGIFKSGDPAKRAAAIVKATTFYDDPKIIADASRNLGEAMVGINCDTLPESERYANRGW encoded by the coding sequence GTGTCCACCACGCCTTCCCCCTCCCCCCAGTCCCCCGAGACCGGCACCGCCCGTGTGAAGCGCGGCATGGCCGAGCAGCTCAAGGGTGGCGTGATCATGGACGTGGTCAACGCCGAGCAGGCGAAGATCGCCGAGGACGCCGGCGCCGTGGCCGTCATGGCCCTGGAGCGGGTCCCCGCGGACATCCGCAAGGACGGCGGCGTGGCCCGCATGTCCGACCCGAACATGATCGAAGAGATCATCGGCGCGGTGTCCATCCCGGTCATGGCCAAGTCCCGCATCGGCCACTTCGTCGAGGCCCAGGTCCTGCAGTCCCTCGGCGTCGACTACATCGACGAGTCCGAGGTCCTCACCCCGGCCGACGAGGTCAACCACTCCGACAAGTGGGCCTTCACGACCCCCTTCGTCTGTGGCGCCACCAACCTGGGCGAGGCCCTGCGCCGCATCGCCGAGGGCGCGGCCATGATCCGCTCCAAGGGCGAGGCCGGCACCGGCAACGTCGTCGAGGCCGTCCGCCACCTGCGCCAGATCAAGAACGAGATCGCCAGGCTGCGCGGCTTCGACAACAACGAGCTGTTCGCCGCCGCCAAGGACCTGCGCGCCCCCTACGAGCTGGTCAAGGAGGTCGCCGAGCTCGGCAAGCTGCCGGTCGTGCTGTTCTCCGCCGGTGGTGTCGCCACCCCCGCTGACGCCGCGCTGATGCGCCAGCTCGGTGCCGAGGGCGTCTTCGTCGGCTCCGGCATCTTCAAGTCGGGCGACCCGGCCAAGCGCGCCGCCGCCATCGTGAAGGCCACCACCTTCTACGACGACCCGAAGATCATCGCGGACGCCTCCCGCAACCTGGGCGAGGCCATGGTCGGCATCAACTGCGACACCCTCCCCGAGTCCGAGCGCTACGCCAACCGCGGCTGGTAG
- a CDS encoding glycosyltransferase family 4 protein gives MKIGIVCPYAWDVPGGVQFHIRDLAEHLIRLGHQVSVLAPADDETALPPYVVSAGRAVAVSYNGSVARLSFGFLSAARVRRWLHDGTFDVVHIHEPTSPSLGLLTCWAAQGPIVATFHTSNPRSRAMIAAYPILQPALEKISARIAVSEYARRTLVEHLGGDAVVIPNGVDVDFFARAEPKKEWQGETLGFIGRIDEPRKGLPVLMRALPKILAARPGARLLVAGRGDEEEAVASLPRETRSRVEFLGMVSDEDKARLLRSVDVYVAPNTGGESFGIILVEALSAGAPVLASDLDAFAQVLDQGAAGELFANEDADALAEAAIRLLGDGERRAELSARGSAHVRRFDWTTVGADILAVYETVTDGAAAVDTDERVGLRARLGL, from the coding sequence GTGAAGATCGGGATCGTCTGCCCGTACGCCTGGGACGTGCCGGGTGGCGTCCAGTTCCACATCCGCGACCTCGCCGAGCATCTGATCCGGCTCGGCCACCAGGTCTCCGTCCTCGCCCCCGCCGACGACGAGACCGCGCTGCCGCCGTACGTGGTCTCGGCCGGCCGGGCCGTGGCCGTGTCGTACAACGGCTCGGTGGCCCGGCTCAGCTTCGGCTTCCTCTCGGCCGCGCGGGTACGCCGCTGGCTGCACGACGGCACCTTCGACGTCGTCCACATCCACGAGCCGACCTCGCCCTCCCTCGGGCTGCTGACCTGCTGGGCGGCGCAGGGGCCGATCGTCGCCACCTTCCACACCTCGAACCCGCGCTCGCGCGCCATGATCGCCGCGTACCCGATCCTCCAGCCCGCGCTGGAGAAGATCAGCGCGCGGATCGCGGTCAGCGAGTACGCGCGGCGCACGCTCGTCGAGCACCTCGGCGGTGACGCCGTCGTCATCCCCAACGGCGTCGACGTGGACTTCTTCGCGCGCGCCGAGCCGAAGAAGGAGTGGCAGGGCGAGACCCTCGGCTTCATCGGCCGGATCGACGAGCCGCGGAAGGGCCTGCCGGTCCTCATGCGGGCCCTCCCGAAGATCCTCGCCGCGCGGCCCGGGGCGCGGCTCCTGGTCGCCGGGCGCGGGGACGAGGAGGAGGCGGTGGCCTCGCTGCCGCGCGAGACGCGCTCCCGGGTGGAGTTCCTCGGCATGGTCAGCGACGAGGACAAGGCGCGGCTGCTGCGCAGCGTCGACGTGTACGTGGCGCCCAACACCGGCGGCGAGAGCTTCGGCATCATCCTCGTGGAGGCGCTGTCGGCCGGAGCGCCGGTCCTCGCCTCCGACCTGGACGCCTTCGCCCAGGTCCTGGACCAGGGGGCGGCGGGCGAGCTCTTCGCCAACGAGGACGCGGACGCGCTGGCGGAAGCCGCGATCCGGCTCCTCGGCGACGGGGAGCGCCGCGCGGAACTGAGCGCCCGGGGCTCGGCCCATGTGCGCCGCTTCGACTGGACGACGGTGGGCGCGGACATCCTCGCGGTCTACGAGACGGTGACGGACGGGGCGGCGGCGGTGGACACGGACGAACGCGTGGGGCTGCGGGCGCGGTTGGGGCTGTAG
- a CDS encoding elongation factor G-like protein EF-G2, whose amino-acid sequence MGDKANTAAGAAGRAPTADRPTAVRNVVLVGHSGSGKTTLVEALAQTAGAVNRAGRVEDGGTVSDYDEIEHRRHRSVQLSLVPVGWDGYKINLLDTPGYADFVGELRAGLRAADAALFVVSAAQEADAVAGSTRMIWEECAAVGMPRAIVVTHLDTARTDFGELTALCAGLFGRDDPDAVLPLYLPVRGPEGADGHAPATGLAGLLSERILDYSTGVRREVPPDEEQRERIAEARARLIEGIIAESEDETLMDRYLGGEAIDGKTLVDDLEKAVARGAFHPVLAAAPAADGGTQGLGTLELLELITGGFPSPVEHEPPAVTTPDGRPRPPLSCDPEGPLVAEVVKTAADPYVGRISLVRVFSGTLRPDETVHVSGHGLADRGHEDHDVDERIGGLTSPFGRQQRPMARCIAGDLACVARLGRAETGDTISSKDDPLLMRPWSMPEPLLPLAVRAHGKADEDRLSQGLAKLVAEDPTLRLEQNPDTRQVVLWCLGEAHQDVVLERLRGRYGVQVDAVPHKVSLRETFGGASAGRGRHVKQSGGHGQYAICEIEVEPLPSGSGIEFVDKVVGGAVPRQFVPSVEKGIRAQAARGVAAGYPLVDVRVTLRDGKAHSVDSSDAAFQTAGALALREAAAEVDVALLEPVVEVRVLVPDEYVGPVMSDLSGRRGRVVGTEQAGPGRTLVRAEVPEIEIGRYPIDLRSVSHGTGRFDRAYARHEPMPPQLAATMREQAENSA is encoded by the coding sequence ATGGGTGACAAGGCGAACACGGCCGCCGGGGCCGCCGGAAGGGCTCCGACGGCCGACCGGCCCACGGCCGTACGGAACGTGGTGCTGGTCGGCCACAGCGGATCGGGGAAGACGACCCTGGTCGAGGCGCTCGCGCAGACGGCCGGTGCGGTCAACCGGGCCGGGCGGGTCGAGGACGGCGGCACCGTCTCCGACTACGACGAGATCGAGCACCGCCGGCACCGCTCCGTACAGCTCTCGCTCGTACCGGTCGGCTGGGACGGGTACAAGATCAACCTCCTGGACACACCGGGGTACGCCGACTTCGTCGGGGAGCTGAGGGCCGGTCTGCGCGCGGCGGACGCGGCCCTCTTCGTCGTCTCGGCCGCCCAGGAGGCCGACGCGGTCGCCGGCTCCACCCGGATGATCTGGGAGGAGTGCGCCGCCGTCGGCATGCCCCGCGCCATCGTCGTCACCCACCTCGACACGGCCCGCACCGACTTCGGCGAGCTGACCGCCCTCTGCGCCGGCCTCTTCGGCCGTGACGACCCGGACGCCGTCCTCCCCCTCTACCTGCCGGTGCGCGGCCCGGAGGGCGCCGACGGGCACGCGCCCGCGACCGGCCTCGCCGGCCTGCTGTCGGAGCGGATCCTCGACTACTCCACGGGGGTGCGCCGGGAGGTCCCGCCGGACGAGGAGCAGCGGGAGCGGATCGCGGAGGCCCGCGCCCGGCTGATCGAGGGGATCATCGCCGAGAGCGAGGACGAGACCCTCATGGACCGCTATCTGGGCGGCGAGGCGATCGATGGGAAGACCCTCGTCGACGACCTGGAGAAGGCCGTCGCGCGGGGCGCGTTCCACCCGGTGCTCGCGGCCGCCCCGGCCGCCGACGGCGGGACGCAGGGTCTGGGCACCCTCGAACTCCTGGAGCTGATCACGGGCGGCTTCCCCTCCCCCGTGGAGCACGAGCCCCCCGCCGTCACCACCCCCGACGGGCGCCCCCGGCCCCCGCTCTCCTGCGACCCCGAGGGACCCCTGGTGGCGGAGGTCGTCAAGACCGCCGCCGACCCCTACGTGGGAAGGATCTCCCTGGTCAGGGTCTTCTCCGGCACCCTGCGCCCCGACGAGACCGTGCACGTCTCCGGTCACGGTCTCGCCGACCGGGGCCACGAGGACCACGACGTCGACGAGCGGATCGGCGGGCTCACCTCTCCGTTCGGCAGGCAGCAGCGGCCCATGGCGCGGTGCATCGCCGGTGATCTCGCGTGCGTGGCCCGGCTGGGCCGGGCCGAGACGGGCGACACGATCTCCTCGAAGGACGATCCGCTCCTGATGCGGCCGTGGAGCATGCCGGAGCCGCTGCTGCCGCTCGCGGTCCGGGCCCATGGCAAGGCGGACGAGGACCGGCTCTCCCAGGGCCTCGCCAAGCTGGTGGCCGAGGACCCGACCCTGAGGCTCGAACAGAACCCGGACACCCGCCAGGTGGTGCTGTGGTGCCTGGGCGAGGCGCACCAGGACGTCGTCCTCGAACGCCTCAGGGGCCGGTACGGGGTACAGGTCGACGCCGTGCCGCACAAGGTGTCGCTGCGCGAGACGTTCGGTGGTGCCTCGGCGGGCCGGGGCCGGCACGTCAAGCAGTCCGGCGGCCACGGCCAGTACGCGATCTGCGAGATCGAGGTGGAGCCGCTCCCTTCGGGCAGCGGCATCGAGTTCGTCGACAAGGTGGTCGGCGGGGCGGTCCCGCGCCAGTTCGTCCCCTCCGTGGAGAAGGGGATACGTGCCCAGGCCGCGCGGGGGGTCGCCGCCGGCTATCCGCTGGTCGACGTCCGGGTCACCCTGCGGGACGGCAAGGCGCACTCGGTGGACTCCTCCGACGCCGCCTTCCAGACCGCCGGCGCGCTGGCCCTGCGGGAGGCGGCCGCCGAGGTCGACGTCGCCCTCCTGGAGCCGGTCGTGGAGGTCCGGGTGCTCGTCCCGGACGAGTACGTCGGGCCGGTGATGAGCGATCTGTCGGGGCGACGGGGCCGGGTGGTCGGCACCGAACAGGCAGGTCCCGGGCGGACCCTGGTGAGGGCCGAGGTGCCGGAGATCGAGATCGGGCGGTACCCGATCGACCTGCGGTCGGTGTCGCACGGCACCGGCCGGTTCGACCGCGCGTACGCCCGGCACGAACCGATGCCGCCGCAGCTCGCCGCGACGATGCGCGAACAGGCCGAAAACAGTGCCTAG
- a CDS encoding phosphatidylinositol mannoside acyltransferase: MSALKDKLSDGLYGAGWATVKKLPEPVAAGLGRRIADLAWKRRGKSVLRLESNLARVVPDATPERLAELSKAGMRSYMRYWMESFRLPTWSRERVERGIDIKDVHHLQEGLAAGRGVVLALPHLANWDLAGVWVTRSLGVPFTTVAERLKPETLYDRFVAYRESLGMEVLPHTGGSAFGTLARRLRAGGLVCLVADRDLSASGVEVSFFGDTARMPAGPAILAQQTGALLLPVTLWYDDTPVMRGRIHAPVDVPESGTRAEKTSVMTQALADAFAGGIADHPEDWHMLQRLWLSDLEARPEPATGAALDGERGA; the protein is encoded by the coding sequence GTGAGCGCGTTGAAGGACAAGCTGAGCGACGGGCTGTACGGCGCCGGCTGGGCGACCGTCAAGAAGCTGCCCGAGCCGGTGGCCGCGGGCCTCGGCCGGCGGATCGCGGACCTGGCGTGGAAGCGACGCGGGAAAAGCGTCCTGCGGCTGGAATCCAACCTCGCGCGCGTGGTGCCGGACGCCACGCCCGAGCGGCTCGCGGAGCTGTCGAAGGCCGGCATGCGTTCGTACATGCGGTACTGGATGGAGTCCTTCCGGCTGCCGACCTGGAGCAGGGAACGGGTCGAGCGCGGGATAGACATCAAGGACGTCCACCACCTGCAGGAAGGGCTCGCCGCCGGCCGCGGGGTCGTCCTCGCCCTGCCGCACCTGGCGAACTGGGACCTGGCCGGGGTGTGGGTGACCCGCTCCCTCGGCGTGCCGTTCACCACGGTCGCGGAGCGGCTCAAGCCGGAGACGCTGTACGACCGGTTCGTCGCCTACCGCGAGTCCCTCGGTATGGAGGTCCTCCCGCACACCGGGGGCTCCGCCTTCGGCACCCTGGCGCGGCGCCTGCGGGCCGGCGGGCTCGTCTGCCTGGTCGCCGACCGCGACCTGTCGGCCTCCGGCGTCGAGGTCTCCTTCTTCGGGGACACCGCGCGCATGCCCGCGGGCCCGGCGATCCTCGCCCAGCAGACCGGCGCGCTGCTGCTGCCGGTGACGCTCTGGTACGACGACACCCCGGTCATGAGGGGGCGGATCCACGCCCCCGTCGACGTGCCCGAGTCAGGTACACGGGCCGAGAAGACGTCCGTCATGACACAGGCGCTGGCCGATGCCTTCGCCGGCGGCATCGCGGACCACCCGGAGGACTGGCACATGCTGCAACGACTGTGGCTCTCGGACCTGGAAGCACGCCCGGAACCGGCCACCGGTGCCGCGCTGGACGGGGAGCGCGGCGCGTGA
- the pgsA gene encoding phosphatidylinositol phosphate synthase has product MLNKYARAFFTRVLTPFAAFLLRRGVSPDAVTLIGTAGVMAGALVFFPRGEFFWGTIVITLFVFSDLVDGNMARQAGISSRWGAFLDSTLDRVADGAIFGGFALWYAGKGDDNVLCAVAIFCLASGQVVSYTKARGESIGLPVAVNGLIERAERLVISLVAAGLAGLHKFGVPGIEVLLPIALWIVAVGSAVTLGQRVVTVRRESAEADAAAAQGGGATT; this is encoded by the coding sequence ATGCTGAACAAGTACGCGCGTGCATTCTTCACGCGTGTCCTCACACCGTTCGCAGCGTTTCTGCTCCGCCGGGGCGTCAGCCCCGACGCGGTCACGCTCATCGGCACGGCGGGGGTGATGGCCGGCGCGCTGGTCTTCTTCCCCCGCGGAGAATTCTTCTGGGGCACCATCGTCATCACCCTCTTCGTCTTCTCCGACCTCGTCGACGGCAACATGGCCCGGCAGGCCGGCATCTCCAGCCGCTGGGGGGCCTTCCTCGACTCCACGCTCGACCGGGTCGCCGACGGCGCCATCTTCGGCGGCTTCGCCCTCTGGTACGCGGGCAAGGGCGACGACAACGTGCTGTGCGCCGTGGCGATCTTCTGCCTGGCGAGCGGCCAGGTCGTGTCGTACACCAAGGCGCGAGGCGAATCGATCGGCCTGCCCGTCGCCGTCAACGGCCTGATCGAACGCGCCGAGCGCCTGGTGATCTCGCTGGTCGCCGCCGGCCTCGCCGGGCTGCACAAGTTCGGCGTGCCCGGGATCGAGGTGCTGCTTCCGATCGCGCTGTGGATCGTGGCCGTCGGCAGCGCCGTGACCCTGGGGCAGCGGGTCGTGACCGTACGGCGGGAATCGGCCGAGGCGGACGCCGCCGCGGCCCAGGGGGGCGGGGCCACCACGTGA
- a CDS encoding potassium channel family protein encodes MSVRPPKPPRQERWDRRMEIPLAVASLVYLAGYAVRVLARHHLPQLWLNICLTATLAAWALFVLDYAVRLRLSGQGVFRFLRTHLLDTVVLVLPLLRPVRMVSIYDRVQRRQDKPRLSLYARVMVYAGLTVALLGFSGALAVYKYEVGAPGATIVTFGDSVWWACSTLATVGYGDVTPVTPMGRLVAVGLMAVGLALLGAVTGSFSSWLIQTFAREDEKRPPGNFPGA; translated from the coding sequence ATGAGCGTCAGGCCACCGAAACCGCCCCGCCAGGAGCGCTGGGACCGTCGTATGGAGATCCCGCTCGCCGTGGCCTCCCTCGTCTATCTCGCGGGCTACGCGGTCCGTGTCCTCGCCCGCCACCACCTCCCGCAGCTCTGGCTCAACATCTGCCTCACCGCCACCCTGGCGGCCTGGGCCCTGTTCGTCCTGGACTATGCGGTACGGCTCCGCCTCAGCGGCCAGGGCGTGTTCCGCTTCCTCCGCACCCATCTCCTCGACACGGTGGTCCTGGTGCTTCCGCTGCTGCGGCCGGTGCGCATGGTGAGCATCTACGACCGGGTGCAGCGCCGCCAGGACAAGCCCCGGCTCAGCCTCTACGCGCGCGTGATGGTCTACGCCGGCCTGACCGTGGCCCTGCTGGGCTTCTCGGGCGCGCTCGCCGTCTACAAGTACGAGGTCGGCGCCCCCGGCGCCACGATCGTCACCTTCGGCGACTCGGTGTGGTGGGCCTGCTCCACCCTCGCGACGGTGGGGTACGGGGACGTGACGCCCGTGACCCCGATGGGACGGCTGGTGGCGGTGGGCCTGATGGCCGTCGGCCTGGCGCTGCTGGGCGCGGTGACGGGTTCCTTCTCGTCCTGGCTGATCCAGACGTTCGCCAGGGAGGACGAGAAGAGGCCCCCGGGGAATTTCCCGGGGGCCTGA